Within Bdellovibrio bacteriovorus HD100, the genomic segment ACGTGCGTACTCGACACACACAATCGGAGGTGCACCTCTTTGCAAAGCCACCATCGCAGCTTTGATACAACCCAGGTAACGACCTTCAGCATCAATATCCGCACCCATTTTCGTCGCCGTCGGACCAATCAGACCGTACGCTCCGAAAACCCCCAGCATCGTTCCAACCAGGGCGCTTGCAACCAAGGCACCGATCTTTTCAACCCCGTCCGTCAAGTGGGCCATCGTTTTAACGATACCCAAAACCGCGGCAACGATCCCCAGACCCGGGAAACCGTCGGCCACTGTCTGCACGGCGTGAACCGCCATGTGCTCTTCGTGGTGAATGGCTTTGATGTCGGCATCCAGCAGATCATCAACATCGTACGGAGACATCTCTGCTGACAGCGTGATTTTCATCGTGTCACAAAGGAAGTGAACCGCATGATGGTTGTGCATGAAACTTGGATAAGCTTTGAAGATGTCACTCTTGTCCGGTTCCTCGATGTGTTTCTCGATACCTTGAGGACCTTCCTTACGGAAAGCCTGGAACAACTGGAACATCATCTGCAACAGTTCGACATAATCCTGCTTCTGAGGACCTTTCGCCGTCATTGCCTTGATACTCATTTTGAATCCGGCTTTGATGACCTTCATCGGATTTGCAATAATGTACGCTCCGAGGGCTGCGCCCCCGATAATCATCAGCTCCAGAGGGGCCGCCTTGATGATCACGGACATGTTACCGCCGGCTATGAGGAAGCCGCCGAACACCATCACGAATACAACTAATATACCTACAAAACCCATAAGATATGACCTCTCAGTTTCTCTATCGGACCGAACTGTGTTAATATTGAGTCAGTCGCAAATAAACTTGCCCATGGTCCGGAGAGATACTAAGAGGAAACTCATGAGAATCAGCCTGCTTTACGTTGTAGCCATCCTGCTTTCCCTGATCACAAGTCCAAGGTCTTGGGCTGCAGATCCCAACGACACCGACCCGTTACTGGCAGAAACCAAAGTCGTGCCTTACGAATGGAGCCCGGGCCAGGGCGGCAATATCGAAATAAAAATGACGCTCCCCGAAGGATATCACGCGTATGAAGACAAATTCAGCGTGGTGATCCTGGAACCAGACGGCTTCAAAGTGGCTCCGTTCAAGATTGAGCCGATCGTTGAGTGGCATGACAAGTTCTCCAAGAAGATGCGCAGCGGGGTTGAAAAAGCTGCGACACTCACGGCACATATTGAAGCGCCTCACCGCTTCCTGAAAAAACACACCAAAATGAAAATGGAGCTCACTTATCAGGCGTGTTCAGATCAGTTCTGTCTGTTCCCGACCACAAAACTGATTGAAGTTCCAATTGTCGTGACCATGGTGGAAGGTGAATCCCAAATTCTGGAAGCCGACGTGCAACCAATGGCTGCACCAACGGATTTCTTTGATACCGCCAACTTCCAGAAGTATCTGGGAAGCAGCATGATCGCCGGTTTGATCTTTGTGTTCTTCGCCGGGATCTTCACCAGCTTCACTCCGTGCATCTTCCCGATGATCCCGATCACCCTGGCAGTTCTGGGAAATCACTCGAATGAAAGAACCCGCCTGCAGAATTTCTTCACCAGCTGTATTTATGTGCTGGGCATTGCAACCACCTATTCCCTGCTGGGCCTGGCTGCGGCTTCCAGCGGAGGTTTGTTCGGCGCCAGTCTGGGGAATCCTTATGTTCTGACCGTGGTCTGTGCGATTTTCCTGGCGATGGCACTTTCGATGTACGGACTGTATGATTTGCAGGTGCCAGCCTTCCTGCGCAACAAACTGGGACGCGGAACCAAAAAGCAAGGTGTCATCGGTGTATATCTGACGGGATTGTTTGCCGGTATCGTGGCAAGCCCTTGTGTCGGACCGGTGCTGGTGGCGATTTTGACTTACGTGGCCTCGACACAGAACAAGATGATGGGCTTCCTGTATCTGTTCGTTTACGCCCTGGGCTTGGGATTGATTTTCATTGTGCTGGGGCTGTTCAATCAACTGGCCAATTCCCTGCCTCGTTCCGGTCCATGGATGAATGCGTTCAAGTTCATTCTGGGAACCCTGATGCTTTCGGCATTCTATTACTATCTGGAATTGCTGCTGCCGGCGCGCTGGTTTGACGGCGCCCTTGCCATCGGTCTGATTGTTCTGGCCAGCATCTATGGCGCCTTCTTGCCAGCCAAAGGCCAAAGCGCCCTTCGCCACATTCAAAAAGGTCTGATGCAGGCTTTGCTGGTTGTCGGCATTGGTTACGCAGTGATCGCCGTGCTGGATCTGCGCCCTTATATCCGCGGGCAGATGATGGGTGGCGCGAGCATCAATCAAATCCAAAAATTGAACTGGCGGCCCTACTCTGATGCCGCCCTGGCCCAAGCCACCAAAGAGCAGAAGCCGGTGATAATCGATTTCTGGGCGGACTGGTGTGCGGCCTGCCTTGAGCTGGAAGAACACACCTTCACCGATCCTCGTGTGCGGGCCATGTCTGAAAATTATGTGTTGTTGAAATTTGATGCGACCAAAGATTCACCGGAACTGCGTGAACTGAAAAAGAAATACCACATTCAGGGTTTACCGACGGTGGTGTTCATCAACCCACACGGAGTGTGGATTGATGCTTTGACTTTGACTCAGTTTGAAAAGGCCCCTGAATTCCTGAAACGAATGGAAAAGGGCCGTCAGTAATCGATCAGGCTCCGAGCACTTCGGAGCTGAGGATCTGAACCTGCTGCTGCAGTTCGTGGGCACGACGTTCGATTTCCCCCGCCGTTGCGGCGATCTCTTCTGAAGACGCCGCATTGCTTTGCGATGCCTGATCCAGCTGGTTCATGGCCTTGCTGATCTGGGAAATGCCTTGTGACTGTTCGCTGCTGGCCTGGGCGATCTCGCGATTTAACACCACAACCTGCTCAACCGAAGACACGATTCTGGACAGAACCTGGCCGGAATTATCCGCCACCACGCTGCCTTTTTCTGTTCGCTCCACACTTTCCTTGATCAGACCGTTGATTTCTTTGGCCGCTGTGGCGGACCGCTGAGCCAGCGCACGCACGGCTTCAGCCACGACGGCGAAGCCTTTCCCCTGTTCACCGGCACGGGCCGCTTCGACCGCGGCATTCAGTGCCAGCAGGTTCGTCTGAAAGGCGATGTCATCGATAACGTGGATGATCTCTTCAATTTTTTTGGAATCGCGGGAAATCTGCGACATGGATTCAATCAGACCGTTGATTTCACGCTCCCCTTCTTTGGCCACAGACGAAGAACCATCCGCCAAAGACGAAGCCTGTTTCGCACTGTCAGAATTTCGCGAAACCATCGAAGTCATTTCTTCCAAGGAAGCCACCGTTTCTTCCAGAGAGGCCGCCGCTTCGGTGGAAGACGTGGACAATGCCTGGCCCGCCACGGACAGCTGGGAAATCGCGCCAGAGACATTCTGACTGATTTCGGTCAGCGCCCCGACAACCCGGCCGACAGAACCGGAAACGCGGTTCGCAATCCACAACATGATCAGGAACAGCACCAAGGAAGACCCCAATGCCACACCCACAATCAAAGACGCCTTTTGGGCGCGTTCTTTTTTCTGCAGTTCATTGTTGGATTTGCTGATGGCCGTATACATCTCATAAATCTTGGTGATTGTGTGATCGATCTGGATTTGCAGCACCTGCCAAGGTCCGCCCTTATCCACAAGGCTGACCACAAATTCAAAGTCCGCCGGAGTTCCGCGCAGCAAAGCTTCGCGCACCTGTTTGGTGTATTCAAGATACTTTGGATAGTTGTCCTTCATCGCACGGAATGCCTCGGCCTCGCCCTGGATGAAATTCTGCTTTTCGTATTCGGCCATCGCCGCCTTGTAAGAATCCACCGAACGATCCAGCAGACCCACAAAGTTTTCGCGGTTTTTCATGTCCTCTTTGTTCGCCAAAGCTGCGAAAGTGAAATAGCCGATATTGGCGCGATTCAGATTCAGCTGGCCCAACAGGCGGATATTTGGCACATACACTTCGTAAGATTCATTCAGCATGGTCCCGATCTGACTGAAACCCTGAAAGCTGATCCACGCTGTCACCGACAGAGCGATCAGCGGCAAGACCGCCACACCCAGAAGTTTTCCACGAAGGCCCTTAAACTGTGCTTTAAAATTCATAGACATACCTTATTAAAAGATCCAAAGAAGCTTGGCTTGTGGCACATTTTCAACCACACCCTGGATGCCGTACTTGTTGTTCCAGTATTTGTATTCAACGCCGATCTTCAACGGCACTTTGTTTTGCGTGCGACGATTGAAGTCGTAAAGGAAACTGGCCTGGGTGTGAATGTTGTCCTTCAACGGACCTTCCTGCCCTGCCCAGTCCACAAAACCGGAAAACTCCAGCGGAAAGACCTCACCACCAAAACGTTTCAACCACACCACAGTCAGCTGACCGGTGTGCCCGTCGACCCCCAAAGCGTCGCGATACAGGAACTGGGTGCCCAGGTAATCAAACCACAGATCTTTCCATTCCAAGGTCACTCCGCCCAGATTCACCCGGCGAGCGGGCCCCTGCGGGATTTCAAAGTTCAATTGCAACAAAACGTCCTTCAACACCCCTTCTGGCGGCGTCAAGACGCCGGTCTTACCCAGACTTAGGGCTGGAGAGAATTCACCGTAGTAAGCAGTGCTGTTTTCGGTGTCGGGGCTGGTGATATCAAAGAAGAAAAAATTGGAGCCGTAGGCCCAGGAACTCAAGTGCTCAAAAGTCACGACGGTGGCTGAATAGCTGTCATCGTTGCCTTTTTTGTATTCGTTCCCATGCAGGAATTGGATGTTGGTTTGTGACCAGTCAGCAGCAGAAGAAGTCGCAGCTACAGTTGTCGTCAAAATGAATGCGAGCACATGAAATAGAATTTTGTTTTTAGTCATTCCACCTAGGTTAGACAACCTAAGTATCTATAAACAACTCGCATTCATATTTCCCTACGAAGTGCTGGCTACTCTGTGTAGGTGACGTCGATGATATAATTTCCCAGCGTTTTGACCAAAGTCGAGTTCAGGGTGACTTTGCCATCAGCAACAGAATAGTCCTGGCCCGGAATCAGTGTCTTACCATTCAGCTGAACCGACAGAACTTTTTTGACGTTTTCACTCTGCAAAGAAAACTCTGTCGTCGCATAATCAACGACTCGTTCAGAAAGCTTGGTAAAGCCGGCACTCCAGTCTGCGGCACACACTTCAAAGGCGGCTCCGGCACTGGCGGTGATCAGTGATCTGTAGACATCACTGGGGCGGGCCCGGCACTTGCTGGTGGCGCTTGCAATAAAGCCAAAGACTTTATAGGAACCGTTCCGGCCGAAAGCACGAATCATACGATCCTGGAATGTCTCGGCCGTGATATAGTCCTCGTCCACCGCAAGATTTTTAATAATACCGACGTAGCCATTCAGGTTTTCAGCATCAAACTGAACTGTGGTGTTGTCGCGTGCCGAAGAGTCATCATCCGTCACAAACACAAAAACCTTCTGCGATTGCGGGCGAAAGAATTCACTCAATGAAGAATAAGCTTTGTCATAGCGACTGTTCGCCTGAATCTTTTTGCAGAAAGCATCCGTTGCGGATTCAGGGCAAGTGGCCGCCGCCGCCACCAACAGCAGATTATAACTATGCACCATAAAATCCACCTGCTGTCCGTTTTTCATGGTCTCGGGCAAAGCCACATGGGTCTTCAGCGAAAAGGCGTCCTTTTTGGAAACCAGGGCCACTCGCAGATCCACTTGGTTTTCCACCAGGTGCGCGAACTTTTCAAAATTTTTGCGAATGATTTCAGCCCCGCTGGTCATGGACGCGGAGTTGTCGATCACCCACACCATATCAATGACTTTTGCTTTTGAAGCCGCGGTGAAGGTTTGTGACTTTAGAACCGGAGCTTCTTCTTCCGGCACCACTTCTTCCTGCATTTCTACCGAAGAAGCCAGTTCGACCGAGTCTTTAAAGGTCACGGCGGAAGGGGCACAGTTTTGAAAAAGAAGCGTGGAAGCCAGAAAGACAACGGTCAGCATGATATAACGTTTCTGCATATTCCCCCCCACCCGCCTTCACTGTCGGTGAAGGTTCTTAAGGCAAGAGTCATTCCAAGGCCGCAGGCCTCGGAATTCGATCTGGCGGGTCCGGCACTGTCTAGGGAAATACCTCCTTACCTGCGTCTCGTTCTGAATTTCCGTCGAGGTTACAAGGACTTCGCGCAACAACAATGTGGCCTTACAAGAATCCTGACACTGACCAAGTTCCATGCACCGAACCCAAGACCATGTCCCAGATCATATTCATCAGGAAAGCATTGGAGTTATAATGGATCTATATCAAGGAGGCTTTATGTCTGTCTTTTCAAAAAATGAGGGCTCTGTGGATCGAACTTTGCGTATCGTGGTGGGCCTGGGCCTGATAAGCCTGGCCTTTGTCGGCCCCGCCAACCCGTGGTTCTTGCTGGGCACAATCCCGTTGGTCACAGGCCTTGTGGGCTGGTGTCCTGCTTATCAGATTTTTGGTCTGTCCACCTGCCAACATAAAAAAGTAATGAAAATGTAAACGCTGGCAAACAAGAAAAAGGCCCTTTTCAGGGCCTTTTTTTTATTCATTTACAGACGCTTCAGTCGCGCGATCTCCATTTTGGCTTCATTCAATGCCGCCTGGCTGGAAATCATCTGCGCTTCTTTTTCGGCCAGAAGTTTTTGCAGGTGGTTCATGCGCACTTCAAAACTTTTTATCACGTTGTTGTGGCGATCGACCATTTCCTGAACTTTCAGATCAAAACTTTTGCGTTCGTTCACACGTTGGGAAAGCTGGGTGATCTTCTGACCAGCCTCAGTGGCAAGGCCATTGTGGCTTTGCTCCAGGCGGTTCAAAAGGTGGTGCTGCTTTTCAAACTTGATGTTGGAGGTCTTGATCAGTTCGTTGACGGTGGCGACGACCTTGTTCAACTGTTCAGCCAGGGCCTGGTTCTGGGCTTTGACTTCAAAAATCTGGCGATCTGTATTCAGGTAGTTGTTCGGGGATGTCCCCACGGCAGAAACGCTGTCCATAGCGGTGTTCTTGGCCACTTTCTTTTCCCCAAACAATTCCGGATTCAATTCTTTATGCATATCGGGCCCCTCCATAGGACTTAAAAAATTCTTCTTTTCCATTATATTTTCTCTGGACTAAAAATTCAAATGTTCATACTTTAGGGCCCGAGGGAAGGAGACAGAAAAAAATGCTTAAAGTCGGACAACTTTTGAAGTTTGTTTCTGATCTGAATCCTCAGAATACACCGACGCGTTTGTCTTTCTTCAATTTCCTGCGTGGTTTCCCTCATCCTGACGACGTTTTGACCCCTGAATTGATCGAAATGTTCTTCAATTACTGCATGGATTACCCGCACTGGGCGTCCAACAAACAGCAATTGGGTCACGAAGTTCAGTTTTTGCTGGAGAATTTCAATAGCTTCTATCAGCAGAAGTTTGACCTGAATCCGATTCGCTTCCCGCAGAACATGCAGCTGATCGAAATCGAGCACTTTGCTGACCTTATTGACGCGGTGAGCTCTTATCTTAAGACTCAGTGCGCCGAAGGCGAGAAGTTCCGCATCCTGCCGGATCAGAACAAAAGAGCCATTGCCATCATCCTGCGCGAAGACAAATCCCTGGAAGTTCGCACTTTCGACCGCAAATTCACCATCCGCGACGGTCTTTTGGAGCCTCTTCGCAAAGATCTGGTTCTTTACTACAACTCCGACCTGGAACTGAGCTCGCAGCACACCCACAAAATCGAGGTGGCTCCGTATATTACTGCCCAGTTCCGCGTGATGGGCGACAAGGTTACTGGATCCCTGTTGCGTGGTTATGTTTTCCAAAAGCTGCTTGAGATGAAAAACGAGCCGCTGCAGGAACAGACCCGCCTGCTTTTCCCGATCAAGCGCCTGGAGCAATTCTTTGTCGACCGTCGAACCGATCCTTACTATCAAGACCTGGTAAGCCAGCTTGAAAGAACCTGCGCCCTGATCCAACAAGGCGATTCTGAGGCCCTGAAATGGTCCTCCATCGTTCTGAGCAAGGCGGAAACCGCGGTGGACAACGTCTTTTTGGGAGACAAACTCATGACTCTGCTGGCTCGCGACCTCCGCCATGCCATCGCCGAGTACAACCGTAAGAATATCTCCTCTTCCGGCCTGAGTGGTGATATATTGATCACTCAACAATTACCCGAGGCCGATGAAGAATGTCTGAAAATAACTCCTCTGAAAGAGTTCGACTTAATAAACTAATTGCTGACAGTGGACTGGCATCCCGTCGTCATGCAGACCGCATGATCGAAGAGGGCCTGGTGACCGTGAACGGTAAACGCGTTTACGAGCTGGGTATCAAAGTTGATCCTCAAAGCGACCGTATTCTTGTTGATGGCAAGCCTCTGCGCAAGCCGCTGACCCAGAAGATCTACGCTATTCTGAATAAACCCACCGGCGTTCTGACCACCATGGATGACCCGCATGACCGCCCAACAGTGGCGGAATACCTGACCGAGCTTCCAGTGCGCGTGTTCCCGGTAGGTCGTCTGGACTGGGACTCTGAAGGCATGCTGCTTTTGACCAACGATGGTGATTTCGCCAACAAGGTCATGCACCCAAAAGCTGAAGTAACCAAAACTTACCTGGTGAAACTGAACGGCAAACCTGAACCATTCCAGTTGGAAAAGCTTAAAAAAGGCGTTTCCATCGTGGGCGGCAAAGTTTCTGCCCGTCACATTGAAAAGATCAAAAAGACCGGCGACAACAAATCTGAAAAGTACGAATGGTACAAAATCGTGATCACTGAGGGTAAAAACCGTCAGATCCGTCAGATGTTCGCAAAAATCGGTTTTGATGTGATGAGACTTCAGCGTGTGGCGATCGGTCGTCTGCGTATGGGGGCGGTAAAAACCGGCGAACTGGTTTATCTGAACGATGCCGCTGTTCAACGTGTCTTCCTGGCGGATGATCCGGAAGAGATCAAAACAAAACGCACTTACAAGGGCCGCGCCACTTCTGAAAAGAAAACGGCGAAACCGGCTTCCAAAGTGAAGACCACCAAGAAACCAAGCAAATACAAAAACGGTAAAAAAGTTTAAAGCCATTTCATTATGAAAAACATGAACCCACGTCTTCGCGGATCTTTGGAAATTTCTGTAGCGAGCGTGGGTTTTGGTTTTTTGGGGATCTTCGGTAAATGGGCTTTCCAGTCGGGACTGTCCGTCGGTGAGCTGCTGTCTTACCGCTTTGCTCTGGCGGCGGTGCTTTTGTGGATCTTCCTGCTTTTGTTCCGGCCTTCCTGGGTGCGACTGAGCGTGCGCCAGATCGTGATCGCGGCTTTGCTGGGGATCTTTGGTTATGCCTTCTTTTCCACCCTTTACTTCACAGCCGTCGATGGCCTGAGCATTACTCTGGCAGCGCTGCTGCTTTACACGTACCCTTTCTGGGTAAATGTCTTTTCCCACTTTTTTACCCAGGACAAAATCTCCGGGAAAGAAGCCCTGTGTTTGGTGGCGGCCTCCTCGGGTCTGGTGATGCTGCTGTGGGGGCATATCGAAGTTAAAAATATCTGGGCCGTGGCCGCGGGGCTGGGCGCCGCCATCAGCTACGCAATTTACGTTTTACTGTCCGGTCGCCTGCAAAAGAATGTGCGCCCTATCACTTCAGCCCTTTATGTGATCACCTTCGGTGCGCTGGCTCTTTCGCTTTTCCATCATCCCCACTATTCCGCGATCAGCAACCTGAGTGATATTCAAGCCACCAGCATCCTGGGGCTGGCCTTTGTCTGCACAATCATCCCACTGACGCTGGAACTGGCCGCTTTGCAAAAACTAAAAAGCACCGAAGTGGCTTTGTTGATGATGATTGAGCCGATCACCGCCGCCCTGATGGGTGCTTTGATCTTCCATGAACGGCTCACGCCCGTGCAACTGCTTGGCGCCCTGGTCATCGGTGCAGCCCTGGTCACGAACACTCTCTATTCACGACCGACCCCGTCTGCCGACTAGTTCCAAAGTCCAAAGTCTTGTGAAAATCTCAAAGACTCTTCAACAACTTCAGTTTCATTGTCTCAATCTGAAACACTTATCCGCGAACAAATCATAATTGTATTAGTTGGCGGCAACAAACTGGACTTGGACTCTCGCAATCTGTTAAGAAGCCGATAAGAATGACATGAGAAACGGAACGTATTCTGTCTTAATTCTCGTGTTCTTTTGGTCTGCGGTGGCCCTGGCTGCACCCAATTCTCTGACATATCAAGGACGTATCGTTAACTCCGACGGCAAGGGCCTGGAATACAACAACGTCAGCTTTCTTTTTGAAATCACAAATCCTTCCGGCACTTGCGTGCTTTATCGTGAACAGAAAAATGGTGTGAATCTTCAGAACTCGGGTGGTGTGTTTGACGTGCCGATTGGCTCGGGCACCAAGATGTTCCCGACGGATCCTCTGTACACTTTGATTGATTCCTTCAACAATGCCCGCTCTCACGACTGTTCCGGTGGCGCCACTTATAGTGCCGTGGCCGGTGATGCGCGTTTGTTGAAAGTGCAATTCCATGATGGTTCGGGCTGGAAGGTGATTTCACCGGCGAATGAAATTCGTTCTGTGCCTTATTCTGCATACTCTTACTCAGCAGAACGTCTGGGCACCAAAACTGAAAGTGACTTCCTTGCCAAAGCGGGACTTCCCACGTGTCCGGCCAACACCTATCTGACCTGGAATGGCACCGCCCTTTCCTGTGCGGGAATCAGTGGTGCCAATGGCGGCACGGTCACTGATGTTACTTCCACGAACTCTTACATCACCATCGCTAATGGAAATTCGACTCCGGCTTTGACCCTGAACGTGGGCACTGCGGCTGGCACCGTGGCTGCGGGTAACGATGCCCGTTTTACTGATGCGCGTGTTCCAACTGGAGCTGCCGCCGGAGACCTGGATGGAACGTATCCCAATCCGTCCGTGGCAAAACTTCAGGGCACGGCGGTTTCCAACGCGGCTCCCGCCAGTGGAAACTTCCTGAAATACAATGGCACGGCGTGGACTCCTTCGACCATCGCCCAAAGTGATGTGACAGGACTTTCTGCGACTTTGAGTTCTTATATGACAGACGCTGAGTTCAGCACCGCCGTTGCCAACGCCGGTTGTGCGGCTCATGAAACCATGTACTGGAATGCGGTGGCGGGTTTTTCCTGTCAGGCAATCAATGTGTCTTTGGCCGGCGATGTCGGCGGGACGATCGGAGCTTCGTCTGTAAATAAAATCAAAGGTGTGACTGTCGATACCACCGGACTGGTGGCGGGTCAGGTTTTAAAGTACGACGGAACCAAGTGGGCGCCAGCGGCGGACAATGACTCCAACTCGGGCGGTACAGTTACGAATATCGCGACGGGCACGGGTCTTTCCGGTGGACCGATCACTTCCACGGGCACTATTTCTTTGGCCAACACTGCGGTGACTGCCGCTTCTTATGGTTCCACGACTCAAGTGGGCACTTTCACTGTTGATGCTCAGGGGCGTTTGACGGCGGCGAGCAATGCTGCCATTGCCTTCCCGGTGACGACGGTTGCAGGCCGCACTGGGGCTGTGACTTTGGATGTGGGCGATGTGGGTAACGGCGCTGGCAAGTACTTTATCTATCGCCCGAACAACACGGCTTGTACTGACGGCCAGGTTCTAAAATGGATCAACGCCAATTCCCGTTGGGAGTGTGCGAACGACACCGACACTTCATCCGGTGGTACGATTACGAACATCGCGACGGGCACGGGTCTTTCCGGTGGACCGATCACTTCCACCGGGACAATTTCTTTGGCAAACACAGCGGTGACTGCCGCTTCTTATGGTTCCACAACTCAAGTGGGCACTTTCACTGTTGATGCTCAGGGGCGTTTGACGGCGGCGAGCAATGCTGCCATCGCCTTCCCGGTGACGACGGTTGCAGGCCGCACTGGGGCTGTGGTTTTGGATGCAGCTGATATCACAAGTGGTGCAGGCAAATATCTGACCTATCGTCCAAACAACACGGCTTGTACTGATGGCCAGGTGTTAAAATGGGTCAATGCCAATTCCCGCTGGGAGTGCGGCACTGACACGGACACTTCTTCTGGCGGTACGGTGACGAACATCGCGACAGGAACCGGCCTGACCGGTGGTCCGATCACTTCTACAGGCACGATTGCATTGGCAAATACAGCGGTGACACCTGGTTCTTACACGCGCGCTTCGATCACGGTGGATGCTCAAGGTCGTTTGACGGCGGCTTCCAGTGGGGCTGCCATCAATCTGACATCTGATGTGACTGGCACCCTGCCGATTGCCAACGGCGGTACTGGAGCAACAACCGCTTTGGCGGCCTTCAATGGTCTTTCTCCTTTAACAACCAAAGGGGATGTTCTGGCTAACGATGGCACGAACGACATCCGCCTGCCTGCGGGCACCAACGGTCAGGTTTTGACGGCGGATTCTGCTCAAGCTTCCGGTTTAAGATGGGCCACGCCAACTGTGGGCACTGTGACAAATGTCACTGGCACAGCTCCCGTTCAGGTTGCGACCGGCACAACCACTCCGGTGATTTCCGTGGACCCGGCAACAACCGGCGCTCGCGGTGTTGTGCAGGTGGGTTCAGGGATCGCAGTTACTTCAGGCACGATCAGTGCGGATCCGGCGAACTTCCCGTCAGCCGTTCCTGTATCTAAAGGTGGTACGGGTGCGACGTCTTTGACGGCCGACCGACTGCTGGTTTCTAACGGCACAGGTTCTGCGGTGATTCCATTTACTTGCGGCACGGCCCAAATGCTGACCTTC encodes:
- a CDS encoding methyl-accepting chemotaxis protein, with the protein product MNFKAQFKGLRGKLLGVAVLPLIALSVTAWISFQGFSQIGTMLNESYEVYVPNIRLLGQLNLNRANIGYFTFAALANKEDMKNRENFVGLLDRSVDSYKAAMAEYEKQNFIQGEAEAFRAMKDNYPKYLEYTKQVREALLRGTPADFEFVVSLVDKGGPWQVLQIQIDHTITKIYEMYTAISKSNNELQKKERAQKASLIVGVALGSSLVLFLIMLWIANRVSGSVGRVVGALTEISQNVSGAISQLSVAGQALSTSSTEAAASLEETVASLEEMTSMVSRNSDSAKQASSLADGSSSVAKEGEREINGLIESMSQISRDSKKIEEIIHVIDDIAFQTNLLALNAAVEAARAGEQGKGFAVVAEAVRALAQRSATAAKEINGLIKESVERTEKGSVVADNSGQVLSRIVSSVEQVVVLNREIAQASSEQSQGISQISKAMNQLDQASQSNAASSEEIAATAGEIERRAHELQQQVQILSSEVLGA
- a CDS encoding YgaP family membrane protein, whose protein sequence is MSVFSKNEGSVDRTLRIVVGLGLISLAFVGPANPWFLLGTIPLVTGLVGWCPAYQIFGLSTCQHKKVMKM
- the motA gene encoding flagellar motor stator protein MotA is translated as MGFVGILVVFVMVFGGFLIAGGNMSVIIKAAPLELMIIGGAALGAYIIANPMKVIKAGFKMSIKAMTAKGPQKQDYVELLQMMFQLFQAFRKEGPQGIEKHIEEPDKSDIFKAYPSFMHNHHAVHFLCDTMKITLSAEMSPYDVDDLLDADIKAIHHEEHMAVHAVQTVADGFPGLGIVAAVLGIVKTMAHLTDGVEKIGALVASALVGTMLGVFGAYGLIGPTATKMGADIDAEGRYLGCIKAAMVALQRGAPPIVCVEYARRSIMPEERPSFEEVDKATKEIKKAA
- a CDS encoding pseudouridine synthase, whose amino-acid sequence is MSENNSSERVRLNKLIADSGLASRRHADRMIEEGLVTVNGKRVYELGIKVDPQSDRILVDGKPLRKPLTQKIYAILNKPTGVLTTMDDPHDRPTVAEYLTELPVRVFPVGRLDWDSEGMLLLTNDGDFANKVMHPKAEVTKTYLVKLNGKPEPFQLEKLKKGVSIVGGKVSARHIEKIKKTGDNKSEKYEWYKIVITEGKNRQIRQMFAKIGFDVMRLQRVAIGRLRMGAVKTGELVYLNDAAVQRVFLADDPEEIKTKRTYKGRATSEKKTAKPASKVKTTKKPSKYKNGKKV
- a CDS encoding hemoblobin-interacting domain-containing protein, which codes for MQKRYIMLTVVFLASTLLFQNCAPSAVTFKDSVELASSVEMQEEVVPEEEAPVLKSQTFTAASKAKVIDMVWVIDNSASMTSGAEIIRKNFEKFAHLVENQVDLRVALVSKKDAFSLKTHVALPETMKNGQQVDFMVHSYNLLLVAAAATCPESATDAFCKKIQANSRYDKAYSSLSEFFRPQSQKVFVFVTDDDSSARDNTTVQFDAENLNGYVGIIKNLAVDEDYITAETFQDRMIRAFGRNGSYKVFGFIASATSKCRARPSDVYRSLITASAGAAFEVCAADWSAGFTKLSERVVDYATTEFSLQSENVKKVLSVQLNGKTLIPGQDYSVADGKVTLNSTLVKTLGNYIIDVTYTE
- a CDS encoding DUF5020 family protein, whose protein sequence is MTKNKILFHVLAFILTTTVAATSSAADWSQTNIQFLHGNEYKKGNDDSYSATVVTFEHLSSWAYGSNFFFFDITSPDTENSTAYYGEFSPALSLGKTGVLTPPEGVLKDVLLQLNFEIPQGPARRVNLGGVTLEWKDLWFDYLGTQFLYRDALGVDGHTGQLTVVWLKRFGGEVFPLEFSGFVDWAGQEGPLKDNIHTQASFLYDFNRRTQNKVPLKIGVEYKYWNNKYGIQGVVENVPQAKLLWIF
- a CDS encoding protein-disulfide reductase DsbD family protein encodes the protein MRISLLYVVAILLSLITSPRSWAADPNDTDPLLAETKVVPYEWSPGQGGNIEIKMTLPEGYHAYEDKFSVVILEPDGFKVAPFKIEPIVEWHDKFSKKMRSGVEKAATLTAHIEAPHRFLKKHTKMKMELTYQACSDQFCLFPTTKLIEVPIVVTMVEGESQILEADVQPMAAPTDFFDTANFQKYLGSSMIAGLIFVFFAGIFTSFTPCIFPMIPITLAVLGNHSNERTRLQNFFTSCIYVLGIATTYSLLGLAAASSGGLFGASLGNPYVLTVVCAIFLAMALSMYGLYDLQVPAFLRNKLGRGTKKQGVIGVYLTGLFAGIVASPCVGPVLVAILTYVASTQNKMMGFLYLFVYALGLGLIFIVLGLFNQLANSLPRSGPWMNAFKFILGTLMLSAFYYYLELLLPARWFDGALAIGLIVLASIYGAFLPAKGQSALRHIQKGLMQALLVVGIGYAVIAVLDLRPYIRGQMMGGASINQIQKLNWRPYSDAALAQATKEQKPVIIDFWADWCAACLELEEHTFTDPRVRAMSENYVLLKFDATKDSPELRELKKKYHIQGLPTVVFINPHGVWIDALTLTQFEKAPEFLKRMEKGRQ
- a CDS encoding EamA family transporter; translated protein: MNPRLRGSLEISVASVGFGFLGIFGKWAFQSGLSVGELLSYRFALAAVLLWIFLLLFRPSWVRLSVRQIVIAALLGIFGYAFFSTLYFTAVDGLSITLAALLLYTYPFWVNVFSHFFTQDKISGKEALCLVAASSGLVMLLWGHIEVKNIWAVAAGLGAAISYAIYVLLSGRLQKNVRPITSALYVITFGALALSLFHHPHYSAISNLSDIQATSILGLAFVCTIIPLTLELAALQKLKSTEVALLMMIEPITAALMGALIFHERLTPVQLLGALVIGAALVTNTLYSRPTPSAD